A single Oncorhynchus nerka isolate Pitt River linkage group LG10, Oner_Uvic_2.0, whole genome shotgun sequence DNA region contains:
- the LOC115135040 gene encoding monocarboxylate transporter 9-like isoform X1 produces MPNSPPSRCGLCDGTTWSEQDEKVAFCFKQMTCLVDQTRAASTSRRTLPVDSMSLQSSKNVLDGGWGWVIVVACFVAQFLAYGSPQSVGVLYPEWLHAFQEGKGMTAWVGSLVSGVGLIASPVCSACVDNFGARPVTIFSGVMVAGGLMLSAFAPNVQFLIFSYGIVVGLGCGLVYAATLTITCQYFDKRRGLALGIVTTGTSVGGFLYATAQNELILLFDLDGCLLIIGALALNLMACAGFMRPLNMPAYYLKQKAALERTEEQLFENPPADDFKTTPGTLTVKDLLIIIDAKDITITTTSKKGGFVAGSAIVKIIKEKRQAYSKYMHSTADFLHDRIFMALCIAIFLFSLGAFPPVLFMEDVAMSEGLIDEVSIIPLVSIVAVTAGMGKLTLGILADVRWINSLFLYAFTLLGTGAALLLIPISKSYVGLQILSAVVGFFSGNWSLTSYITTKIVGLDKLTQAHGILMFFGGFGIVLGPPVVGCFFDWTQSYDLAFYFSGCSVLLGGVTLFLCALPRWDKKKADIDRFDIQYTSNCDKVASVA; encoded by the exons ATGCCAAACTCCCCGCCTTCAAGGTGTGGTCTTTGTGATGGCACAACATGGTCAGAGCAGGATGAGAAGGTTGCATTCTGTTTTAAACAGATGACCTGCCTGGTAGACCAGACAAGAGCAGCATCAACATCAAGAC GAACCCTCCCTGTTGACAGCATGAGTCTTCAGAGCTCAAAGAATGTGCTGGATGGAGGTTGGGGATGGGTCATTGTTGTGGCCTGCTTCGTGGCCCAGTTCCTGGCCTACGGCTCCCCCCAGTCCGTGGGCGTCCTGTACCCGGAGTGGCTTCACGCCTTCCAGGAGGGGAAAGGCATGACAGCCTGGGTTGGCTCCCTGGTCTCTGGAGTGGGACTCATAGCCA GTCCGGTCTGCAGTGCCTGTGTGGATAACTTTGGGGCGCGCCCTGTGACCATCTTCAGTGGGGTCATGGTGGCAGGGGGCCTGATGCTCAGTGCCTTCGCTCCTAACGTCCAGTTCCTCATCTTCTCTTACGGGATCGTCGTCG GTCTTGGCTGCGGTCTTGTCTATGCTGCCACATTGACCATCACCTGTCAGTACTTTGACAAGAGACGTGGCCTCGCCCTCGGCATAGTCACCACAG GCACAAGTGTGGGAGGGTTCCTCTATGCCACAGCTCAGAATGAACTGATTCTTCTCTTTGATCTGGATGGCTGCCTGCTGATCATCGGGGCCTTGGCCCTCAACCTCATGGCCTGTGCCGGCTTCATGAGGCCTCTGAACATGCCTGCCTATTACCTCAAACAAAAGGCTGCTCTGGAGCGCACAGAGGAGCAGCTCTTTGAGAACCCGCCTGCTGACGACTTCAAGACTACACCAGGCACCTTGACGGTCAAGGATCTCCTGATCATCATTGACGCCAAAGACATCACCATCACTACAACTAGCAAAAAAGGGGGCTTCGTGGCAGGTTCAGCCATTGTGAAAATTATCAAGGAGAAGCGTCAGGCCTACTCAAAGTACATGCACTCCACAGCTGATTTCCTGCACGACAGAATCTTCATGGCCCTCTGCATCGCCATCTTCCTGTTTAGCCTGGGAGCCTTCCCTCCAGTCCTCTTCATGGAGGACGTGGCCATGAGTGAGGGCCTCATCGACGAGGTCAGCATCATCCCCCTGGTTTCCATTGTAGCAGTCACTGCCGGCATGGGCAAGCTGACCCTGGGCATACTAGCAGACGTGAGGTGGATCAACAGTCTGTTCCTGTATGCCTTCACCCTGCTGGGGACTGGGGCAGCCCTTCTCCTCATCCCTATCTCCAAGAGCTATGTAggcctgcagatcctctcagctGTGGTGGGCTTCTTCTCTGGGAACTGGTCCCTAACATCATACATCACCACCAAGATCGTGGGGCTGGACAAACTGACCCAAGCCCATGGGATCCTCATGTTCTTCGGTGGATTCGGGATCGTGCTCGGGCCCCCTGTTGTTG GGTGTTTTTTTGACTGGACCCAGTCCTATGACCTGGCCTTTTACTTCAGTGGATGCTCTGTGCTCCTGGGTGGGGTCACACTCTTTCTATGTGCTCTGCCCCGGTGGGACAAAAAGAAGGCTGATATCGACAGGTTCGACATTCAGTACACCAGCAACTGTGACAAAGTTGCCTCTGTAGCCTGA
- the LOC115135039 gene encoding coiled-coil domain-containing protein 6-like, with product MADSASESDTDGAGSSSVTLMSASNSSKPGVVISQFRLEELTNRLASLQQENKVLKIELETFKLKCKALQEENRDLRKASVTIQARAEQEEEFISNTLFKKIQALQKEKETLAVNYEKEEEFLTNELSRKLMQLQHEKAELEQHLEQEQEFQVNKLMKKIKKMENDTISKQLTLEQLRREKIDLENTLEQEQEALVNRLWKRMDKLEAEKRILQEKLDQPVSAPPSPRDVSMEIDSPENMMRHIRFLKDEVERLKKSLRTTELQHTEKRAQYIEEERHMREENIRLQRKLQREMERREALCRQLSESESSLEMDDERYFNEMSAQGLRARTVSSPIPYTPSPSSSRPISPGLSYGSHTVGFTPPATLSRAAIAHFNAPALHVHGSASHAVARPSPRRSNSPDKFKRPTPPPSPNTHSGAQPLHPLPPPTQPMVQSMSSPAAMSQHAAHPPSQP from the exons ATGGCGGACAGTGCAAGCGAGAGCGACACCGACGGAGCAGGGAGTAGCTCGGTTACCCTGATGTCAGCCTCAAATTCTAGCAAGCCGGGAGTAGTCATTTCACAGTTTCGATTAGAGGAGTTAACGAACAGACTAGCCTCACTACAACAAGAGAACAAAGTTCTTAAAATTGAGCTAGAGACGTTCAAACTCAAGTGCAAGGCGCTACAGGAGGAGAATAGGGACCTGCGTAAAGCTAGCGTCACCATT CAAGCCAGGGCTGAGCAGGAGGAGGAGTTCATCAGCAACACCCTGTTCAAGAAGATCCAGGCCCtgcagaaggagaaggagacccTCGCTGTCAACTATGAGAAAGAGGAGGAATTTCTCACAAATGAACTGTCAAGAAAACTCATGCAA TTACAACATGAGAAGGCTGAGTTGGAACAGCACTTGGAGCAGGAGCAGGAGTTCCAGGTCAACAAACTCATGAAGAAGATAAAAAAAATGGAGAATGACACTATATCAAAGCAGCTCACCTTGGAGCAG CTAAGGCGTGAGAAGATTGACCTCGAAAACACATTAGAGCAAGAACAAGAGGCTCTTGTCAATAGACTGTGGAAGCGCATGGACAAATTGGAGGCAGAGAAAAG AATCCTCCAGGAGAAGTTGGACCAGCCTGTGtctgctcctccctcccccagggaTGTTTCCATGGAGATTGACTCTCCGGAGAACATGATGCGGCATATCCGCTTCCTGAAGGACGAAGTGGAGAGGCTGAAGAAGAGCCTCCGTACCACCGAGCTGCAAC ACACAGAGAAGCGGGCCCAGTACATTGAGGAGGAGCGGCACATGCGTGAGGAGAACATCCGTCTGCAGAGGAAgctgcagagagagatggagcgccGCGAAGCCCTGTGTAGACAGCTGTCTGAGAGCGAGTCCAGTCTGGAGATGGACGACGAGAG GTACTTCAATGAGATGTCAGCACAAGGCCTGCGAGCACGGACAGTGTCCAGTCCCATCCCATACACTCCTTCCCCCAGCTCCAGCCGACCCATATCACCTG GTCTGTCGTACGGCAGTCACACAGTTGGTTTCACTCCCCCGGCCaccctgtccagagctgccattGCTCACTTCAACGCCCCCGCCCTGCACGTCCATGGAAGTGCCTCCCACGCCGTAGCG AGGCCCTCCCCGAGAAGAAGCAACAGCCCCGACAAGTTCAAACGTCCGACACCACCGCCCTCCCCTAATACACACTCAGGGGCGCAGCCTCTGCACCCACTCCCCCCGCCGACCCAGCCGATGGTCCAGTCCATGTCCTCTCCGGCAGCTATGTCGCAGCATGCAGCGCATCCCCCCTCCCAGCCTTAA
- the LOC115135040 gene encoding monocarboxylate transporter 9-like isoform X2 produces MTCLVDQTRAASTSRRTLPVDSMSLQSSKNVLDGGWGWVIVVACFVAQFLAYGSPQSVGVLYPEWLHAFQEGKGMTAWVGSLVSGVGLIASPVCSACVDNFGARPVTIFSGVMVAGGLMLSAFAPNVQFLIFSYGIVVGLGCGLVYAATLTITCQYFDKRRGLALGIVTTGTSVGGFLYATAQNELILLFDLDGCLLIIGALALNLMACAGFMRPLNMPAYYLKQKAALERTEEQLFENPPADDFKTTPGTLTVKDLLIIIDAKDITITTTSKKGGFVAGSAIVKIIKEKRQAYSKYMHSTADFLHDRIFMALCIAIFLFSLGAFPPVLFMEDVAMSEGLIDEVSIIPLVSIVAVTAGMGKLTLGILADVRWINSLFLYAFTLLGTGAALLLIPISKSYVGLQILSAVVGFFSGNWSLTSYITTKIVGLDKLTQAHGILMFFGGFGIVLGPPVVGCFFDWTQSYDLAFYFSGCSVLLGGVTLFLCALPRWDKKKADIDRFDIQYTSNCDKVASVA; encoded by the exons ATGACCTGCCTGGTAGACCAGACAAGAGCAGCATCAACATCAAGAC GAACCCTCCCTGTTGACAGCATGAGTCTTCAGAGCTCAAAGAATGTGCTGGATGGAGGTTGGGGATGGGTCATTGTTGTGGCCTGCTTCGTGGCCCAGTTCCTGGCCTACGGCTCCCCCCAGTCCGTGGGCGTCCTGTACCCGGAGTGGCTTCACGCCTTCCAGGAGGGGAAAGGCATGACAGCCTGGGTTGGCTCCCTGGTCTCTGGAGTGGGACTCATAGCCA GTCCGGTCTGCAGTGCCTGTGTGGATAACTTTGGGGCGCGCCCTGTGACCATCTTCAGTGGGGTCATGGTGGCAGGGGGCCTGATGCTCAGTGCCTTCGCTCCTAACGTCCAGTTCCTCATCTTCTCTTACGGGATCGTCGTCG GTCTTGGCTGCGGTCTTGTCTATGCTGCCACATTGACCATCACCTGTCAGTACTTTGACAAGAGACGTGGCCTCGCCCTCGGCATAGTCACCACAG GCACAAGTGTGGGAGGGTTCCTCTATGCCACAGCTCAGAATGAACTGATTCTTCTCTTTGATCTGGATGGCTGCCTGCTGATCATCGGGGCCTTGGCCCTCAACCTCATGGCCTGTGCCGGCTTCATGAGGCCTCTGAACATGCCTGCCTATTACCTCAAACAAAAGGCTGCTCTGGAGCGCACAGAGGAGCAGCTCTTTGAGAACCCGCCTGCTGACGACTTCAAGACTACACCAGGCACCTTGACGGTCAAGGATCTCCTGATCATCATTGACGCCAAAGACATCACCATCACTACAACTAGCAAAAAAGGGGGCTTCGTGGCAGGTTCAGCCATTGTGAAAATTATCAAGGAGAAGCGTCAGGCCTACTCAAAGTACATGCACTCCACAGCTGATTTCCTGCACGACAGAATCTTCATGGCCCTCTGCATCGCCATCTTCCTGTTTAGCCTGGGAGCCTTCCCTCCAGTCCTCTTCATGGAGGACGTGGCCATGAGTGAGGGCCTCATCGACGAGGTCAGCATCATCCCCCTGGTTTCCATTGTAGCAGTCACTGCCGGCATGGGCAAGCTGACCCTGGGCATACTAGCAGACGTGAGGTGGATCAACAGTCTGTTCCTGTATGCCTTCACCCTGCTGGGGACTGGGGCAGCCCTTCTCCTCATCCCTATCTCCAAGAGCTATGTAggcctgcagatcctctcagctGTGGTGGGCTTCTTCTCTGGGAACTGGTCCCTAACATCATACATCACCACCAAGATCGTGGGGCTGGACAAACTGACCCAAGCCCATGGGATCCTCATGTTCTTCGGTGGATTCGGGATCGTGCTCGGGCCCCCTGTTGTTG GGTGTTTTTTTGACTGGACCCAGTCCTATGACCTGGCCTTTTACTTCAGTGGATGCTCTGTGCTCCTGGGTGGGGTCACACTCTTTCTATGTGCTCTGCCCCGGTGGGACAAAAAGAAGGCTGATATCGACAGGTTCGACATTCAGTACACCAGCAACTGTGACAAAGTTGCCTCTGTAGCCTGA
- the LOC115135040 gene encoding monocarboxylate transporter 9-like isoform X3 — protein MSLQSSKNVLDGGWGWVIVVACFVAQFLAYGSPQSVGVLYPEWLHAFQEGKGMTAWVGSLVSGVGLIASPVCSACVDNFGARPVTIFSGVMVAGGLMLSAFAPNVQFLIFSYGIVVGLGCGLVYAATLTITCQYFDKRRGLALGIVTTGTSVGGFLYATAQNELILLFDLDGCLLIIGALALNLMACAGFMRPLNMPAYYLKQKAALERTEEQLFENPPADDFKTTPGTLTVKDLLIIIDAKDITITTTSKKGGFVAGSAIVKIIKEKRQAYSKYMHSTADFLHDRIFMALCIAIFLFSLGAFPPVLFMEDVAMSEGLIDEVSIIPLVSIVAVTAGMGKLTLGILADVRWINSLFLYAFTLLGTGAALLLIPISKSYVGLQILSAVVGFFSGNWSLTSYITTKIVGLDKLTQAHGILMFFGGFGIVLGPPVVGCFFDWTQSYDLAFYFSGCSVLLGGVTLFLCALPRWDKKKADIDRFDIQYTSNCDKVASVA, from the exons ATGAGTCTTCAGAGCTCAAAGAATGTGCTGGATGGAGGTTGGGGATGGGTCATTGTTGTGGCCTGCTTCGTGGCCCAGTTCCTGGCCTACGGCTCCCCCCAGTCCGTGGGCGTCCTGTACCCGGAGTGGCTTCACGCCTTCCAGGAGGGGAAAGGCATGACAGCCTGGGTTGGCTCCCTGGTCTCTGGAGTGGGACTCATAGCCA GTCCGGTCTGCAGTGCCTGTGTGGATAACTTTGGGGCGCGCCCTGTGACCATCTTCAGTGGGGTCATGGTGGCAGGGGGCCTGATGCTCAGTGCCTTCGCTCCTAACGTCCAGTTCCTCATCTTCTCTTACGGGATCGTCGTCG GTCTTGGCTGCGGTCTTGTCTATGCTGCCACATTGACCATCACCTGTCAGTACTTTGACAAGAGACGTGGCCTCGCCCTCGGCATAGTCACCACAG GCACAAGTGTGGGAGGGTTCCTCTATGCCACAGCTCAGAATGAACTGATTCTTCTCTTTGATCTGGATGGCTGCCTGCTGATCATCGGGGCCTTGGCCCTCAACCTCATGGCCTGTGCCGGCTTCATGAGGCCTCTGAACATGCCTGCCTATTACCTCAAACAAAAGGCTGCTCTGGAGCGCACAGAGGAGCAGCTCTTTGAGAACCCGCCTGCTGACGACTTCAAGACTACACCAGGCACCTTGACGGTCAAGGATCTCCTGATCATCATTGACGCCAAAGACATCACCATCACTACAACTAGCAAAAAAGGGGGCTTCGTGGCAGGTTCAGCCATTGTGAAAATTATCAAGGAGAAGCGTCAGGCCTACTCAAAGTACATGCACTCCACAGCTGATTTCCTGCACGACAGAATCTTCATGGCCCTCTGCATCGCCATCTTCCTGTTTAGCCTGGGAGCCTTCCCTCCAGTCCTCTTCATGGAGGACGTGGCCATGAGTGAGGGCCTCATCGACGAGGTCAGCATCATCCCCCTGGTTTCCATTGTAGCAGTCACTGCCGGCATGGGCAAGCTGACCCTGGGCATACTAGCAGACGTGAGGTGGATCAACAGTCTGTTCCTGTATGCCTTCACCCTGCTGGGGACTGGGGCAGCCCTTCTCCTCATCCCTATCTCCAAGAGCTATGTAggcctgcagatcctctcagctGTGGTGGGCTTCTTCTCTGGGAACTGGTCCCTAACATCATACATCACCACCAAGATCGTGGGGCTGGACAAACTGACCCAAGCCCATGGGATCCTCATGTTCTTCGGTGGATTCGGGATCGTGCTCGGGCCCCCTGTTGTTG GGTGTTTTTTTGACTGGACCCAGTCCTATGACCTGGCCTTTTACTTCAGTGGATGCTCTGTGCTCCTGGGTGGGGTCACACTCTTTCTATGTGCTCTGCCCCGGTGGGACAAAAAGAAGGCTGATATCGACAGGTTCGACATTCAGTACACCAGCAACTGTGACAAAGTTGCCTCTGTAGCCTGA